In Candidatus Zixiibacteriota bacterium, the sequence CTGGTCAGATACAACGAGCAGCGGTGTCACGACGCCCTGGGCGGCCTGCCGCCGACGATCTTCCGGGAACGTCAAACCGCCGAAAACTCTACTTATGAATTGTCTACTTGACAGGGAAGCTTACGGCTGGCATCATGGTCACGTACGAACTGTATATTCCTCGATCGACGGCAGCATCCTTCTCTCGGGCAGTTCACCCGAAGTCACCTACGACGATCTTCGAAGAGATGGATGGACCAGGAAGGAGTTCTGCAAATTCTGTGGAGAGTGGATCTCAGAGGAGGAATGGAATCAACCATCCCCTTATTGAAGGTGCTATTCGGGGTTTGCACTCCGAAACGCTCCTATGGCCGAAAGCTCATCTGGTCGCGGCGTCTCGCACCGCCGGCTTAGCAAAGCGGAAGCAGCTTGCGGAGGAGGTTCGAGGCGCACCTCTCTGTTCTAACCGCGAAGTGTATCGTAGTGCATCGAACTTCACTGAACTTCACCGAAGTGCCGCGAACTTAACCCTTGATGTGGCAGTGAATTGGGCGTATCTAACGGTCATTGAGAGGCTTGCGCACAAGACGAGGCGGCGAATCCCAGTCGCTCCGCTTTGATGAGATCGGTCGGGGTGACCCACCCTGCGTCTGTCCGTCTGTGGCAGGGTGGGCTTCTCGTGGGGCGAAGGATCCGTTCATGCATTGTATAATCGCCCAACCAGCCTATATTGCAGTCAACTTCGACACATCACACGCGCCGGAGGCGCGGGGGGACGCAGCGTGAAATATCCGAGAGAAGCCGGAGGGGATGGGGACGATTCGGTTGGAACCCACAGCCCGCCGCGGCGGGTGGGCGACGCGGCCGTTGAGCTGGTAGGGAAAGTGTGCGGTTGGTGGAACAGAATCGTTTCACGGGAACCCACCTGGAAGGTGGGCCACCCGGGTACGCCATGCACGGCGGGAAGGTGGCGCTGTTACCTGTGTCGTGAGTCTAGACCGTTACCCATGTTCGGGAACGTTCAGGTCGTCCGTCATGCCCACCCCTGCCCGCCACAGGCGGACCTGACGGCCACGGCGGGCGGCCTAGCACGTGACGCAACGCTCGTGAGGGTTCGTGGCGCACGAGGACGTACGCCATACACGGCGGGAAGGTGGCGCTGTTACCTATGTCGCGAGTCTAGACCGTTACCCATGTTCGGGAACGTTCAGGTCGGCGGTCGATCCCACCCGAGGACGGGTGGGCTACTCGGATACTCGACTACATCACGCACGGAATCCGCGGCAGCGCAAAATGCGGGTAAAGTCGATCTGGGCGGTCCATTGAAAGTTCTAGTCGCATCGAGTTTTTGAACATCGTATCATTTGTCCATGACAAAAGCGTTGTCCGAAGACTGGCTGGCCCTGATCGTGGGCCTGTTCGTATTCGTTCTGGCCCTGGGACTGCTTTTGGGCGCCGATATGCTCGGCTGGGCGGTCGCGACATCGGTCTGGACCAGTATCGGCGCGGCACTCGGGCCGTGTTCGAAGGCGTTCGCGGGACTTCCCGGACCGGTATCCTTGCTTTTGACCTACCTGTTTTTGCTGGCGATCATGACGATCGGCGCCTCGCTTCTGAAGGCCAACGTGAAGAAGTTTGCGGTATCGTTTACGGTGATTTTTTTCGTCAGCTACCTGTGCTGGATACTGGGATGTTTCGCCAACATCGCGGCGACGCCGAATCAGCTGAAGGCGTTTGACATATCGTGGTCGATGAACCTGACATCGGAGGCGGGATATATTATCGCGCTGCTGGTGGGTTTGTTTATCGGGAATTTCGCTCCGGGTTTCGCGCGCGCGATCAACGAAGGGATACGGCCGGAGTTGTATATCAAGTCGGCGATCGTGATTCTGGGAGGGTATTTGGGAATCACGGCGGCGGAGCAGCTTGGCCTGGCGACCTCGGTGATGTTCCGTGGGTTCTGTGCGATAATCGAAGCATACCTGATTTACTGGGCGCTGGTCTATTTCATATCCCGGAAGTATTTCAAATTCAGTCGTGAGTGGGCGGTTCCGCTTGCGAGCGGTATCTCTATTTGCGGCGTGTCGGCGGCTATTGCCACGGGCTCCGCAATCAAGGCCCGTCCGGTGGTGCCGATCATGGTGTCATCGCTGGTGGTCATTTTCGCGGTTGTTGAGCTTCTGTTGCTGCCGTTTTTGTCGCAGCAGTTTTTGAGCGGCGAGCCGATGGTGGCGGGGGCCTGGATGGGGCTGGCGGTGAAGACGGACGGTGCGGCGGTGGCCAGCGGGGCGATCGCGGAGTCCTTGATTCTGGCTGAGGCGGCCGTGCGGTACGGAGTCAACTATCAGCCGGGGTGGATCATGGCGACGACCACCACGGTGAAGGTGTTCATCGACGTGTTTATCGCCGTGTGGGCGTTTATTCTTGCGTGGATCTGGTCGACCCGGATCGAGCGACGGGAGAACGAGAAGGTTCGGATTTCGCAGATATGGGATCGTTTCCCGAAGTTCATTCTCGGATATATGGCGACGTTCGTGATCGTGATCCTGATTGCCGTTTTGGCCCCGAGTCTGGTAAAAAGCACGAAGGCCGCGATGGCCGAAGCGAACGTGTTCCGGGGGATCTTTTTCGTCATGACGTTTTTCACGATCGGCGTGAGTTCAAACTTCCGCAAGCTCTGGACGGAAGGGATCGGCAAACTGGCGCTGGTGTATGTGATCTGCCTGTTCGGATTCATCATCTGGATCGGGCTGTTCATTTCGTGGTTGTTTTTCCACGGGGTGACGCCGCCGATTGCGGGATGAGGTTGCACTGATGGACGAGCCGAAGATCAAAGACGAGATCGAGAAGATGGCGTACGAGCCGCTTCTGCCGATCGAGAAGAAGTTGATCGTCTGGAGTCTCATTCTCGGCGTCGTACTGATAGTCGTGCTGGTCTGGGTCAGCCACACGTTTTTTGAAGTCTGACGTCTCCCCTTCCTTCGGGGCGGTTCTTGACGATTGGCCGGCGTTGCCCTGTTTTGGGGTGAGGGCACTCCACGCCAGCCGACATCGCATTCCCTACGCATTTCACATTCACGACCCGGGGCTCGATGGTTCAGGCCATATCCGTTGCACGCATCGAGCTCGCATGTAGCAGGAGGTGCGCAATGAAAGCGGAGAATTTACTGAAGGGGCATGAGCGGTTCCGGTCGTTACATGTGAAGGACGCCGATCAACTGTCGAACGCGTCTTCGACGAAGGAGTGTCACAGCGGCGAGACGATCTTCAAGTGCGGGGCGCCATCAAGTCATGTCTACATGCTCATGAGCAGGGACGTGCACCTGATGCTCCCGGCGGAAAAGAGTTCGCCGGGGATAGTCCTTGCCAAGGTGGCGCGGATCTATTTCGAGCGGTATCTGGAGCTGGTGAAGGACCTGCAGGGGTAGTGAACCAGATTCCGTTTGCGCCCCAGCCGGCGGTTGCTCGAGCAGTTCAGCGAGGGGTTCCGCGACCGGATTACCTAAACGAGGGGGTAATCAGTCGCGGAGGAGATTTCCGGCCCGTGCGAGTTTTTCCTGTGCGATTACGAGTTTGCGGGTCGAGCCGTAGCGCGGCCGCACCAGCTGGAAGGTGATGAACGAAAGCACCACGAAAGCTACGGTTTCGAGAAACTGGCCGGTTAGAAAGAAGAACAGGTATCCCCACAGCGAGATCGAGGCGATCACGACGAAGATGATTCTGCTTCGTTTGAGCAGTTCATCGGAGAAGTCGTCCTCGAATGTTTCCATTCGGCGGATCATGGGCATGTGAAACATGCGTTGCCGAAGCCAGAGGGCGGCGGCGGCTTCGACGAGCGCACCGGCGGCGAAGACATAAAACAGGGTGACGCCGAGATCTCCCACTTTGTTGTTTACCTGCTGGTTGTTGCTGAGGTGGTAACACACAAACAGAAGCACCATCGGTACGATAATGTTCACCATCATGCCGAAGTACAGCGGCCGGGCGACAATGCGGGTGAGGTCGTAGTCTTCGTCGAAGATCGTATTCACGGTTTCTCCATTCGTTCGAGCAGTGAGTGCAGTCGCGATTCGGTGGGCCAGAACGGGAAGGTCCAGCCGATGGCGATAGCGTAGAAAAACAGCATGTTGGTTATGGCGGCGGTAAGCAGGAAGGCCACGAGGCCGTAGATATACACGGCCTCGATCATCGCGCACCGGACAAGGACGAGCGAGAAGAGAAACTGTCGCGGCGACTGCGCGGAGGCGCGATTTTTCCATCCGGCGATCTGGAATCGTTCGATCAGCGGGATGGTTGCGGGAGTCAGCAGTGCGACGGCGAGGAGCATATAGAGAAAGACGTTCCGGCCGGTGTCGGTTTCGGCGGTGACGGTGATGACGGCGGCGACCGCGAGGTAGAGGAGGGGCGCGCCGATCAGCATGGCGAAGACGATAATCTTCAGGACCGGCGAATCGACGGGTGCGGGGGTCGAGTCATTCATCAGTGAATCCGTTCGTTTTTGCGACGAATCTCCTGGAAAAACTGCTTCATCAACTCCGAGACTTCGTCGGCGCGCACGCCTTCGATGACGGCGATGCGGTGGTTGAATCGCGGTTCGGCGGGGATATCGATGATTGAGCCGCAGGCGCCGAATTTCGGGTCGCGCGCGCCATAGACGAGCGTGTGGATTCGGGAGAGCATGGCGGCGCCGGCGCACATGGGGCAGGGTTCGAGGGTCGAAAAAAGCCAGCAGTTTTCCAGGCGCCAGTCGTTGAAGTGGGAATAGGCCGCGGAGAGGGCGACCATTTCGGCGTGAGCGGAGGCATCGCGCATGGAGGCGGTGAGGTTGTGTCCGCGGCCGACGATGCGGTTTTCGAAGACGACGACCGAGCCGACGGGCACTTCGCCCTTGTCGAAGGCCTCGGCCGCTTCGCGGAGGGCGACGCCCATGAAGTAGTGCATCATTTCCGGTTCCATGCGGCCAATATACGAGCCGGGCAGGCGGGTGCCAGTTTTTTTGTCCGGAACCGGGCGGGTGGTGCGGGTGTTTCGGCGGTATCGATCTCGAAAAACAATCAACTCAGTAAGGAAGAGACAAAATGGACCGACCGAATGCGATCACGCTGAAAGGCAACCCGCTGACCCTGACCGGCAACCCGGTGAAGGTAGGCGACAAAGCGCCGGATTTTACGGCGCTCAACAACGAGCTTAAACCGGTGACGTTGAATGATTCGAAGGGGAAGGTGCGGCTGATATCCGTGGCGACATCGCTTGACACGTCGGTGTGCGACACCCAGACGGTGACGTTCAACAAGCGGGCGGCGGAACTCGGCGAGGACGTGGCGCTGTACACGATTACGATGGACCTTCCGTTCGCGCAGAAGCGGTTCTGCACGGCGAAGGCGGTGGATCGTTTGACGATGCTGTCCGACTACAAGGATGCGTCATTCGGGGAGGCGTACGGGCTGCTGATCAAGGAGCTTCGCCTGCTCGGCCGCGCGGTGCTGGTGATCGACAAAAACGATACAATCAGCTACATGCAGGTGAACAAGGAAGTGGCCTCGGAGCCGGATTACGAGTCGGCGCTGAACGCGGTGAGGAAAGCGCTCGGCAAGTAGAAATCTGCTGTCTTTTGAGCACACAAGCGGGGAAATGCGCCCGGCTGTCGAACGGCCGGGCGTTTATTTTTTGTCGGTATCGGGAAGGTCGGACGGCGTGTCGGAGTCGGTGGCGGTGTCGTCCGGGGGCGGCGAGGAGCGGGGCGTTTCGAGGATCCGTCCGAGGGGGGTCAGCATCATAACGGCCAGCAGCAATCCCGGCACAAGGAACGGCAGAAACATGAGCGGGGTCGGGATGTTCTGGCTGGGGGCTGACGGCATGGGGTTTTCGGGGGTCCCGACGGCCTCCCAGCCGAGCTGCCCGTCGGGGCGCCAATAGTTGTCACCGGGCCAGAGCGGATAGGAATCGCCGTAGACGGCGTGCAGGGCAACCGAGATGGTCGCGTACAGGGCGATCAGCACGAGCAGGAAGATGACGCTTTTTTTCATACGGGTAGTCTACGCCGTGGCGGAGTGCCTGTCAACGTCATCTGATTACATTTGTTGCTCTTGGCGGGCAATCGTTCTATAGTCGAGCAAAAAGCGAGGAGGCTATGCCGAATTCGACACGACCGCCACTGACCGCGCCGTCGCTGGTCGGACGTCATCTCTACCTTCGACCGGCCGCGGCCGAGGATATCACGGCTACGAACCACTGGATCGCGTTAAGCGAACCGCAGTCTCTCCTGGTCGGCACAGCGCCGATCGAAACGTCATCGGCCGCTGCCGAGTCGTTCAAAAAGGGTGATCCCGCCGGGCGATCGATTTTCATGCTGGTCCGACGCGACGACAACATGCCGGTGGCGCAGGTGATGTATTTCAATGTCAACCATCAGAACCGATCGGCGGAGTTCATGGTGGTTGTGGACCCGGATCTTCGGCGCAAGGGGTACGCCTCGGACGGCATACACCTGTTATGCGGATACCTGTTCGACCAACGTGGATTCAACAAGGTGTACACGCAGGTCGCACAGTGCAATCATGCGGCGGTTGGATTGCTGGAGAAGATCGGGTTCAAGCGGGACGGTACGCTTCGTCAGCATTTCTACTTCGGCGGCGAGTACCACAACGCGCTGGTGTTTTCACTGCTGCGGTTTGAATTCGTTTGAGCCTGACTCCGGACGCGGCGAAGCGGGGTTCTGATCGGTGCGCGCATCGCCGGGTTGTTGCGGCAGCTCTTGCGAAGGTGTTGCCGGGGCCGACGGCGACTCCGGCTGCGGCGCCGGTGCGGGTTGATCGGTCGGCCGGTTATCGGGGCGTTCGCCACTTCGTAGATCATTCACGGTTTTGTTAAGTTTCTCAAGCTCCTGACGGGCGCGCTGGGCGAAGTCCTGATCGGTGGACGCATACAGCACGGAGCGCGACACGTTGATGAGCGCGAGCTTGCGGAACGAGTCGGTACCCGACATCACGGCGGTTTCCAGCGCTCCTCCCTGCGCGCCGACCCCGGGGATCAGCAGCGGCATCTCCCCCGCGGCCGCACGGACATCATCGAGTTGTTCCGGGTGCGTAGCGCCGACCACCAGCCCGCAATTGTGTTCCTTGTTCCAGTAGTTAACCTTCTCGGCAACCAGGCGGTACAGAGGAACGCCGTTGAACTCGAGCATCTGGAAATCTTTGGAGCCGCTGTTTGACGTCAGGCAAAGGACGAACACGCCTTTCTCCTTGTATTCGAGAAAGGGTCGCATGGAATCATAGCCCATGTAGGGATTCAGGGTCACCCAGTCGCCGCGGAGCTTCTCGAAGAGGAAAGCCGCGTAATGGGACGCCGTATTGCCGATGTCACCGCGCTTGCCGTCGAGAATAATCGGGATGTGGTCGGGGATTCGCTCGGTGATGAGTCGGAGCAACGAGATGCCCTCGGCGCCGAGGCTTTCGTAGAAAGCGAGGTTCGGCTTGTAGGCGCACACCAGATCGGAGGTTGCATCGATCACGCGGTGAGCGAAGTCGAACATTCCCTTGACGGTATTGGCAAACGGAGCGGGCATGCGCTTGGGATCGAGGTCGAGGCCGAGACAGATCATCGACTTCTGATCCTGCTGTATCTTCTGGAGTTTTCGGACGGCGGTCATTTAGTACTTCCTCACCTTGCCGATCAGCTCGCGGACCGACGAGAGTTTTTTTCGGGCCAGGTAGCGCTTGAGTCCTTCAACCATCTTCAGCGGTGCATCGGGTTCGACAAACAGCGCGGTTCCGATCTGGACAGCGGAGGCCCCGACGAGCAGAAACTCCACGACATCGGACGCGTTGGTGATGCCGCCGATGCCGATGATGGGCAGCTTGCACTGGCTGTTGTAGACGCGATCGACGGCCGCGAGCGCAATCGGTTTAATGGCCGGCCCGGTCAGGCCGCCTTTGTTGTTCGTGATCCGCGTGCGCCATGATTCCGGGTCGACGGCCATGCCGACGACCGAGTTAATGACCGAGACGGCATCGGCGCCGCCGTTTTCAGCGGCGATGGCGATCTTCGAGATGTCAGTTACATTGGGGGCGAGTTTGGCGATAATCGGCCGCGCGAAGACTTTCCGCACGCGACGGACGGTTTCCTCGGTCAGTTTCGGGTCGGTGCCGAACTCGATTCCGCCGACGTCGACATTGGGACAACTGATATTCAACTCGACCATGTCGACGCGTGCAATGTCATTGAGGCGCGCGCACAGCTCGACATATTCGTCGATTTTGGAGCCGGCCACATTAACAACGATGGTCGTTTTCTGCTTTTCGAGGAATGGAATTTTTTTCGCAATGAACTCATCGATCCCGACATTCGCCAGGCCGATGGCGTTGATCATGCCGCCGGTGGTTTCCGCCGTTCGCGGCGGCGGGTGCCCCGGTCGCGGGTTTTTCGTTATGGACTTGGTGACCAGTCCGCCGAGTTTCGCCAGCGGGAAAAGATCGGCGAGCTCTTCGCCATAACCGCAACAGCCGGAGGCCGTGAGAATCGGGTTTTTGAAAGAAACGCCGGCGATGCTCACGCCGAGGTCGGGAGTCATAGCACCACCTCGCCGATCTTAAACACGGGGCCATCGGCGCAGACCCGCGCGTATCCGCCTTTGACCAGCGGTACCACACAGCCAAGGCACACGCCGATCCCGCACGGCATGGGGGCTTCGAACGCGAGTTCTCCGGGGACGGACAGATCCAATCCGATCTGATTGGTGGCGCGCAGCATGCCTTCCGGCCCGCAGCCATACAGCACGAACTTTTCTTTCCGGCCGTTTTCGATCATGTCACGGACGAACTGCGTGACCAGGCCGGTGCGTCCGACCGAACCGTCTTCGGTGACGGGGTAAAAGTTGAGGCCGAGCTTTTTGATGCGGGAACGCTCGATGATATCGGGAGCGCTTCGACCGCCGTAGAAGAATTCGATTTTTTTCGGGTCGAATCCTGCCTGCACGAGATCGGAGGCGAGATAAAACAACGGCGGGAATCCGATCCCGCCGGCGACGCAGATAACCCGATCGGATTTTCGAGGTTTCGCGAAGCCCTTTCCCAGTGGCCCGAGCACGTCGAGCGTATCCCCGGTACGGAAGGTCGCAAGGCGCGTGGTCCCCCGCCCGAAGACTCTGAAGATAATCTCCAATTCGTTCGTATCGGGATACACCGCAGCGACCGACATGGCGCGACGGAAGTAGATGTCGGAAGTCGGCAGCTTGATGTGGACGAAATTACCCGGGCGACAGGCGGACAGCGAGTGGATCGGCCCAAAGGTCAGAGAGTAGTAATTGTTGTGAAGATCGCGGCGGCGGGTGATGACGGCTTCTTCACTGACGATTTTGCTCATCGCAAATGTTCCGGCTTGTCCACTTGATACTTGTACAGGAACCAGTGTCCCTGACCGCTTGGATCGGGGGGCTGACCGATGAGGTCAATCAGTCGCGAGGTTTCGATGGCGTCAAAGGTCATCGAGGCAATGGTACGCGACGCCCGGGCGTTCAATTCATCCCAGCGGGACGGGACTTTCAGGTCATATTCTATAACTTTGCCGGAAAAATCAAGCAGGATTTGGAAATAGAGCACGATGAAGTCCTGCTCCATGTTGAACGCCTCGGGCGGAAACTCGAACGGTTCTTCGATCAGAACCGGCTCGTCATCGAGAAGGATGACCGTATCGCCGTTTGGCCGCAAATACAGGGAGGTTTGGACATCGGCATAGGAACCGCCTTCGTCGTCGAGGGCCGACATCTCCCCGGCCGTATCGTCAACTTCGGCGAAGAGGTCTTCCTCCCGGTCATCAGTGGGCCGGTCGTCGCCCGGTTTCGGTCGGACACGCGGGGGCGTCTGACTGAGGCGCTGGGAGGCGAGATTAGCCCAATCGGTACCGGGGAAGGAGTCGGCAAGGTCCCGGTAGGCGAAGACGAGCGACGAGTCACCGGGCAGGGCATACTGCTCCTGTACGAACAGGGCACCAAACTGCGCCTGCAGCCAATACCTGGATTCCGGGAAGTGGTCCGCGACATAGCGATAATAGTACATCGCCGAGTCGGGATTCCCGCTATCGACGAGGAACTGCTCGGCGCGATGGATATAGAGCTCGGCGTAGCCGGTATCGGCGGCGGTGCCGCGGAGACCGAGCAGGTCCAGCGCCAGCGGGACATCGTCGGAGTTCGGATACGTTTTCAACATCAAACGCAGCAGGGAATCGGCGGCGGATGTATCGGCCTGATGGTCGCGGTACATTTGCGCCAGTGCGATCATGGCCCGGGGGGCGTGTTCGGACTCAGGGTAGGCATCGAGGATGTAGGCCATTTCGACCATAGCCGATTCGGGTTTATTGAGCTGGAACCAGTACAGTTCGGAGAGGAGGTACTGGGTGTGTGCCGCCTCGTTGATGGCTTCCTCGGTGGCGGTCGAATCGAGCTCGGTGTCACGCGCGTAGGTTTCGAGTTTGCCGATATCCGACGATTTCTGGAGGGCGAGCTGGCCGGCCTCTACCCCGCGATTGGCCTCAGCCGCCTTGTCGTAATATTCCTTGGCGCGTTTCAGATCGTCGTAATCATACTGGGCGATTAGTCCCAGGCGGTAGTACGCTTCGGCGATAATCGGTTTTTTGTTGGCGCGGACGGTGATGTCCTCGTAGGTCGCTTCCGCCAGCATGAGATCCTCGTTCATTTCATAGCCGTGGGCAACCTCCAGCAGGAGGACACCAAGCGAATCGTAGTAGAGGTCGTCGGTGAGGAGGCGATCGAGGTAATCCAGGCCGTCGTCGATGCGCTGCATGTGGTAGGAGCACTGGGCGGCCTGGAAGAGGGCGTGGTATTTCTGATCGGGGGGCGGGTTCATGCCGAGCACCTGCAGGTAATCGCCAAGCGCATCCCGAAAGCGATAGGCGTTGTAGGCGGCGTCAGCAATCAGCGCCTGCGCCTGCAGTTCGAGATCGCTGCCGCCGAGGGAGTCGCGCACCGCCAGGAAGTAGCTTCGGGCGCGGTCCCAGTCGCTTTCCGAGAAGTGGTAATTACCGAGGGCGAGAGCGGCCTGAGCCTTGAGATCGCGGGAATACTCGGGATCGGCGAATATTCCCTCGAAGAGGACCATGGCGTCGGACTCTTCCTCGAGCTGCAGTTTCGATTGCGCGAGGTACAGAGTGGCTTCGGGGACGTATTTCGATTCCGGGTAATTGGC encodes:
- a CDS encoding tetratricopeptide repeat protein, with product MMTPHSHNPAAAARRPLLLAVLAIALIALSGCVYYNTFYNARKAFNEAEQQRKGSKQAGRGGESAYRVAIDKSLKVVENYPNSSWYDDALYVLGVSYFHTDQPGKAERRFRELLANYPESKYVPEATLYLAQSKLQLEEESDAMVLFEGIFADPEYSRDLKAQAALALGNYHFSESDWDRARSYFLAVRDSLGGSDLELQAQALIADAAYNAYRFRDALGDYLQVLGMNPPPDQKYHALFQAAQCSYHMQRIDDGLDYLDRLLTDDLYYDSLGVLLLEVAHGYEMNEDLMLAEATYEDITVRANKKPIIAEAYYRLGLIAQYDYDDLKRAKEYYDKAAEANRGVEAGQLALQKSSDIGKLETYARDTELDSTATEEAINEAAHTQYLLSELYWFQLNKPESAMVEMAYILDAYPESEHAPRAMIALAQMYRDHQADTSAADSLLRLMLKTYPNSDDVPLALDLLGLRGTAADTGYAELYIHRAEQFLVDSGNPDSAMYYYRYVADHFPESRYWLQAQFGALFVQEQYALPGDSSLVFAYRDLADSFPGTDWANLASQRLSQTPPRVRPKPGDDRPTDDREEDLFAEVDDTAGEMSALDDEGGSYADVQTSLYLRPNGDTVILLDDEPVLIEEPFEFPPEAFNMEQDFIVLYFQILLDFSGKVIEYDLKVPSRWDELNARASRTIASMTFDAIETSRLIDLIGQPPDPSGQGHWFLYKYQVDKPEHLR
- the tadA gene encoding tRNA adenosine(34) deaminase TadA, whose protein sequence is MEPEMMHYFMGVALREAAEAFDKGEVPVGSVVVFENRIVGRGHNLTASMRDASAHAEMVALSAAYSHFNDWRLENCWLFSTLEPCPMCAGAAMLSRIHTLVYGARDPKFGACGSIIDIPAEPRFNHRIAVIEGVRADEVSELMKQFFQEIRRKNERIH
- a CDS encoding dihydroorotate dehydrogenase, with product MTPDLGVSIAGVSFKNPILTASGCCGYGEELADLFPLAKLGGLVTKSITKNPRPGHPPPRTAETTGGMINAIGLANVGIDEFIAKKIPFLEKQKTTIVVNVAGSKIDEYVELCARLNDIARVDMVELNISCPNVDVGGIEFGTDPKLTEETVRRVRKVFARPIIAKLAPNVTDISKIAIAAENGGADAVSVINSVVGMAVDPESWRTRITNNKGGLTGPAIKPIALAAVDRVYNSQCKLPIIGIGGITNASDVVEFLLVGASAVQIGTALFVEPDAPLKMVEGLKRYLARKKLSSVRELIGKVRKY
- a CDS encoding putative sulfate exporter family transporter; amino-acid sequence: MTKALSEDWLALIVGLFVFVLALGLLLGADMLGWAVATSVWTSIGAALGPCSKAFAGLPGPVSLLLTYLFLLAIMTIGASLLKANVKKFAVSFTVIFFVSYLCWILGCFANIAATPNQLKAFDISWSMNLTSEAGYIIALLVGLFIGNFAPGFARAINEGIRPELYIKSAIVILGGYLGITAAEQLGLATSVMFRGFCAIIEAYLIYWALVYFISRKYFKFSREWAVPLASGISICGVSAAIATGSAIKARPVVPIMVSSLVVIFAVVELLLLPFLSQQFLSGEPMVAGAWMGLAVKTDGAAVASGAIAESLILAEAAVRYGVNYQPGWIMATTTTVKVFIDVFIAVWAFILAWIWSTRIERRENEKVRISQIWDRFPKFILGYMATFVIVILIAVLAPSLVKSTKAAMAEANVFRGIFFVMTFFTIGVSSNFRKLWTEGIGKLALVYVICLFGFIIWIGLFISWLFFHGVTPPIAG
- the pyrF gene encoding orotidine-5'-phosphate decarboxylase, with translation MTAVRKLQKIQQDQKSMICLGLDLDPKRMPAPFANTVKGMFDFAHRVIDATSDLVCAYKPNLAFYESLGAEGISLLRLITERIPDHIPIILDGKRGDIGNTASHYAAFLFEKLRGDWVTLNPYMGYDSMRPFLEYKEKGVFVLCLTSNSGSKDFQMLEFNGVPLYRLVAEKVNYWNKEHNCGLVVGATHPEQLDDVRAAAGEMPLLIPGVGAQGGALETAVMSGTDSFRKLALINVSRSVLYASTDQDFAQRARQELEKLNKTVNDLRSGERPDNRPTDQPAPAPQPESPSAPATPSQELPQQPGDARTDQNPASPRPESGSNEFKPQQ
- a CDS encoding dihydroorotate dehydrogenase electron transfer subunit — its product is MSKIVSEEAVITRRRDLHNNYYSLTFGPIHSLSACRPGNFVHIKLPTSDIYFRRAMSVAAVYPDTNELEIIFRVFGRGTTRLATFRTGDTLDVLGPLGKGFAKPRKSDRVICVAGGIGFPPLFYLASDLVQAGFDPKKIEFFYGGRSAPDIIERSRIKKLGLNFYPVTEDGSVGRTGLVTQFVRDMIENGRKEKFVLYGCGPEGMLRATNQIGLDLSVPGELAFEAPMPCGIGVCLGCVVPLVKGGYARVCADGPVFKIGEVVL
- a CDS encoding GNAT family protein, with product MPNSTRPPLTAPSLVGRHLYLRPAAAEDITATNHWIALSEPQSLLVGTAPIETSSAAAESFKKGDPAGRSIFMLVRRDDNMPVAQVMYFNVNHQNRSAEFMVVVDPDLRRKGYASDGIHLLCGYLFDQRGFNKVYTQVAQCNHAAVGLLEKIGFKRDGTLRQHFYFGGEYHNALVFSLLRFEFV
- the tpx gene encoding thiol peroxidase — encoded protein: MDRPNAITLKGNPLTLTGNPVKVGDKAPDFTALNNELKPVTLNDSKGKVRLISVATSLDTSVCDTQTVTFNKRAAELGEDVALYTITMDLPFAQKRFCTAKAVDRLTMLSDYKDASFGEAYGLLIKELRLLGRAVLVIDKNDTISYMQVNKEVASEPDYESALNAVRKALGK